In the genome of Acidimicrobiia bacterium, one region contains:
- a CDS encoding type II toxin-antitoxin system PemK/MazF family toxin, with the protein MVAQTEIWLMETPNQKRRPVLVISRDEVIPVLANIIVAPITSTIRNIPTCIPVGPDEGIDHDSVATFDNLAAVPKSVLTRRLGKLGADGRRLICEALAAAANC; encoded by the coding sequence GTGGTAGCCCAGACCGAGATCTGGTTGATGGAGACGCCCAACCAGAAGCGCCGACCGGTGCTCGTCATCTCGCGCGACGAGGTCATCCCGGTCCTTGCCAACATCATCGTGGCCCCCATCACGAGCACGATCCGCAACATCCCCACCTGTATCCCGGTCGGACCCGATGAAGGCATCGACCACGACAGCGTGGCCACATTCGACAACCTCGCCGCCGTGCCCAAATCGGTGCTCACCAGACGCCTCGGCAAGCTCGGCGCCGACGGACGCCGGCTCATCTGCGAGGCCCTCGCCGCAGCTGCCAACTGTTGA
- a CDS encoding cell wall-binding repeat-containing protein: protein MARLPRAPTLLVVVLLLASVVPTALAEVGWSRAARFGGDNQTVAWASAMDRMGNVYATGVLNGTADFDPGGGTFNLTSAGAQDVFVAKLTPDGDLLWAHAIGGTSSDEGMGIATDPAGNVYVTGYFMGTVDFDPGPGTSNLTSAGDQDMFVLKLSTDGDLLWAKRIGGAGADTGSAIAVDRGGNVLTTGYYTGTVDFDPGAGEANLPGVGDTDAFVSKLDADGTHVWARLLGGTGPDEGMAVATDAAGSVYSAGRFSGTVDFDPSGAVSNRTSNGGIDGYAWRLDPDGYLEWAAPLGGAGDDTATAISVDRYDFAVIGGSFAGTADLDPHPTETLNLVSAGGLDAFLVRLDQNGELSWAKRAGGVNDDEVTGVHLGGAIESATATGTFSGTVDFDPGPDTASSASANPAGFVWKLSALGDYEDHGAMSGTGTVRSEGLGWDGSGGFAASGRLLGTADFDPGPGVAELTASGPLDAYVTTIGKPTLLTHMGSNRYHTASLVGSWAFPRGPKTAFVAVGTNFPDALAGAAVAGLLDAPLFLVRSDSIPSETLTGITNMDPDSIVVLGGTTAVSQVVFDQLTAIQTNTVRVFGSNRYATAVAISQLGFPATARTVVIATGLNFPDALAAAPAAVVYGGPVLLTDPNTVPQVVRDEITRLAPERIVVVGGTAVISDDVVNALKEIQPNTVRIAGANRYDTAIGLAQDAFPDGASRVTVATGLAFPDALAGAAAAGAWRGPILLVPGTSLPAAVSTELLRLDPFHVDLLGGDAAISPLVRYQIGALLFGW, encoded by the coding sequence ATGGCACGCCTGCCGCGCGCACCGACGCTCTTGGTGGTGGTGCTCCTCCTCGCCTCCGTCGTTCCCACAGCCCTCGCCGAGGTGGGCTGGAGCCGTGCCGCCCGGTTCGGTGGCGACAACCAGACGGTGGCCTGGGCCTCGGCGATGGACCGGATGGGCAACGTCTACGCAACCGGCGTCCTCAACGGGACCGCCGACTTCGACCCTGGCGGCGGCACCTTCAACCTGACCAGCGCCGGCGCCCAGGATGTGTTCGTCGCCAAGCTCACCCCCGATGGTGATCTGCTCTGGGCGCACGCCATCGGCGGAACCAGCTCCGACGAGGGGATGGGTATCGCCACCGACCCGGCGGGGAACGTGTACGTCACCGGATACTTCATGGGCACCGTCGACTTCGACCCCGGCCCGGGCACGTCGAACCTCACCTCGGCAGGCGACCAGGACATGTTCGTCCTCAAGCTGTCCACCGACGGCGACCTGCTCTGGGCAAAGCGGATAGGCGGAGCGGGCGCCGACACCGGCTCCGCGATCGCGGTCGATCGCGGCGGCAACGTCCTCACCACGGGCTACTACACGGGCACCGTCGACTTCGACCCGGGCGCCGGTGAGGCCAACCTCCCCGGCGTGGGCGACACCGACGCCTTCGTGTCCAAGCTCGATGCCGACGGGACCCACGTCTGGGCTCGACTCCTCGGCGGCACCGGGCCGGACGAGGGCATGGCGGTCGCCACCGACGCCGCAGGCAGCGTCTACTCGGCGGGCCGTTTCAGCGGCACCGTCGATTTCGACCCGAGCGGTGCAGTGAGCAATCGCACCTCGAACGGAGGGATCGACGGCTACGCCTGGAGGCTCGACCCGGACGGGTACCTTGAGTGGGCCGCCCCGCTCGGCGGCGCCGGAGACGACACGGCGACGGCGATCTCGGTCGACCGTTACGACTTCGCCGTCATCGGCGGGAGCTTCGCGGGTACGGCCGACCTCGATCCTCATCCCACCGAGACCTTGAACCTGGTCTCCGCCGGCGGCCTCGACGCCTTCCTCGTTCGGCTCGATCAGAACGGCGAGCTCTCCTGGGCCAAGCGCGCCGGTGGCGTCAACGACGACGAGGTCACCGGTGTTCACCTGGGCGGCGCCATCGAATCGGCGACCGCAACCGGCACCTTCTCGGGAACGGTCGACTTCGACCCCGGCCCCGACACCGCCTCGTCGGCCTCGGCCAATCCCGCCGGGTTCGTGTGGAAGCTGAGCGCTCTGGGCGACTACGAGGACCACGGGGCGATGTCGGGCACCGGAACCGTCCGATCCGAGGGCCTCGGCTGGGACGGCTCCGGCGGCTTCGCCGCCTCCGGCCGGCTCTTGGGGACCGCCGACTTCGACCCGGGACCGGGCGTGGCCGAACTCACGGCGAGCGGACCGCTCGATGCCTATGTCACCACGATCGGAAAGCCGACACTGCTGACCCACATGGGCAGCAACCGCTACCACACAGCCTCCCTGGTGGGCTCCTGGGCATTCCCACGCGGCCCCAAGACGGCTTTCGTCGCCGTCGGCACCAACTTCCCCGATGCCCTCGCCGGAGCGGCGGTGGCCGGCCTCTTGGATGCCCCCCTCTTCCTGGTCCGTTCCGACTCTATCCCGTCGGAGACCCTCACCGGGATCACCAACATGGACCCGGACTCGATCGTCGTGCTCGGAGGGACCACCGCAGTCTCCCAGGTCGTGTTCGACCAACTCACCGCCATCCAGACCAACACCGTGCGCGTCTTCGGGAGCAACCGCTACGCCACCGCGGTGGCGATCTCCCAGCTCGGGTTCCCGGCGACCGCCAGGACCGTGGTGATCGCCACCGGGCTCAACTTTCCCGACGCCCTCGCCGCCGCGCCCGCTGCCGTCGTATACGGCGGTCCGGTGCTGCTCACCGATCCGAACACCGTCCCGCAGGTGGTGAGGGACGAGATCACCCGCCTGGCACCGGAACGGATTGTGGTCGTCGGCGGAACGGCGGTGATCTCCGACGATGTCGTGAACGCCTTGAAGGAGATACAGCCCAACACGGTCCGCATCGCCGGCGCCAACCGCTACGACACCGCCATCGGCCTCGCCCAGGACGCCTTCCCCGACGGTGCCAGCCGGGTGACGGTCGCCACCGGCCTCGCCTTCCCCGACGCCCTGGCGGGGGCGGCGGCGGCGGGGGCCTGGCGGGGGCCGATCCTCCTCGTCCCCGGGACCAGCCTCCCCGCTGCGGTGTCGACCGAACTCCTCCGTCTCGACCCGTTCCACGTCGACCTGCTCGGAGGGGACGCCGCGATATCGCCTCTGGTCCGCTACCAGATCGGTGCCCTGCTGTTCGGCTGGTGA
- the moeB gene encoding molybdopterin-synthase adenylyltransferase MoeB, translating to MTAFVDRMEEARLRVPEVTPGDVEERLGGGLVLIDVRHDHEIVAGTIPGSLAVPWERLADEVADAAPDRDAEIVLFCATGRRSLLAGLELREMGYGRVASMSGGIVLWRIEGREVMLPEGTGPARYARNVALPGIGGAGQERLAAARVLVIGAGGLGSPAALYLAAAGVGTVGIVDSDRVELSNLQRQVIHDTDRIGQPKVASAAAALCRLNPGVEVLPREEPLMAGNALDVMSDYDVVIDGTDNFPTRYLVNDASLHLRVPVVHASVYRWEGQVTVFDPYRGPCYRCLYPLPPDPGTVADCAEGGVLGALTGAIGSLQVVEAIKILVGAGDALVGRLLIHDALSGESTTLRFERLRDCPACGDEARPPPLVDYDAWCRAL from the coding sequence GTGACCGCCTTCGTCGATCGCATGGAGGAGGCGCGGCTCCGCGTCCCCGAGGTCACCCCGGGTGACGTGGAGGAGCGTCTCGGAGGGGGATTGGTGCTGATCGACGTCCGGCACGACCACGAGATCGTCGCCGGGACCATCCCCGGGTCGCTGGCGGTCCCGTGGGAGCGGCTCGCCGACGAGGTGGCGGATGCCGCGCCCGATCGGGATGCGGAGATCGTCTTGTTCTGTGCCACCGGCAGGCGGTCGCTGCTCGCCGGGCTCGAACTGCGGGAGATGGGGTACGGGAGGGTCGCCTCCATGAGTGGGGGGATCGTCCTGTGGAGGATCGAGGGAAGGGAGGTGATGCTTCCCGAAGGGACCGGGCCGGCCCGCTACGCCCGCAACGTCGCTTTGCCCGGGATCGGGGGGGCGGGCCAGGAGCGACTAGCCGCCGCCCGGGTCCTGGTGATCGGGGCCGGTGGGCTCGGGTCACCGGCCGCCCTGTACCTGGCGGCCGCCGGCGTGGGCACGGTCGGGATCGTCGACTCCGACCGGGTGGAGCTTTCCAACCTGCAGCGACAGGTGATCCACGACACCGACCGCATCGGACAGCCCAAGGTGGCCTCGGCGGCGGCGGCGCTGTGCCGCCTCAATCCCGGCGTGGAGGTGCTCCCGAGGGAGGAACCCCTCATGGCGGGCAATGCCCTGGATGTGATGTCGGACTACGACGTGGTGATCGATGGGACCGACAACTTCCCGACCCGTTACCTGGTGAACGATGCCTCCTTGCACCTGCGGGTGCCGGTGGTGCACGCCTCGGTGTACCGGTGGGAGGGCCAGGTGACCGTCTTCGACCCCTATCGGGGGCCGTGCTACCGCTGCCTGTATCCGCTGCCACCCGATCCGGGGACTGTGGCCGACTGCGCCGAGGGCGGGGTGCTGGGGGCGCTCACCGGGGCGATCGGCTCGCTGCAGGTGGTGGAGGCCATCAAGATCCTGGTCGGTGCCGGCGACGCCCTGGTGGGAAGGCTGCTCATCCACGACGCCCTCTCCGGCGAGTCGACCACGCTGCGGTTCGAGCGGCTTCGGGACTGCCCCGCCTGCGGGGACGAGGCCCGCCCGCCGCCGCTCGTCGACTACGACGCCTGGTGCCGGGCGCTCTGA
- a CDS encoding M67 family metallopeptidase: MIITDLVRVEVLERALAARPMEACGLLAFDTEGVLRKAYCVPNADQSTVEFTIDPAEHHRVVRMADANGWTIRGAFHSHPAGPALPSATDMAGAPGGEWIDVIVGLEGRHPEMRAWRIVEGVPVEEPLEAGE, encoded by the coding sequence GTGATCATCACCGATCTAGTCCGTGTCGAAGTCTTGGAGCGAGCCTTGGCGGCGCGGCCGATGGAAGCCTGTGGCCTGCTGGCGTTCGACACCGAGGGTGTGCTGCGCAAGGCGTACTGCGTGCCCAACGCCGATCAGTCCACCGTCGAGTTCACCATCGACCCGGCAGAGCACCATCGCGTGGTGCGCATGGCGGACGCCAACGGCTGGACGATCCGGGGCGCCTTCCACTCGCATCCCGCCGGCCCGGCGTTGCCTTCGGCGACGGACATGGCAGGTGCTCCCGGAGGCGAATGGATCGATGTCATCGTCGGCCTCGAAGGCCGCCATCCGGAGATGCGGGCGTGGAGGATCGTCGAAGGAGTGCCGGTCGAGGAACCCCTGGAGGCAGGGGAGTGA
- a CDS encoding PhoH family protein: protein MAAGPDRRTFVLDTCVLLADPGALFRFDEHDLVLPLAVIEELDRKKTLMDEVGANARRAIRLLEEHGASRPGGLSQATPLPSGGTLRIEINGIHSRRLPEVLDPATPDHRILSTCLELADRMESRETVLVTRDASLRIKAAQLGVAVQDYRADTVAVDESYSGVAEVDVEAATVDRIYIDGKVVLPGVSGLLINQFVVLRASASQTAVGQVVDLEPETVVVRVPGSRRVFGVESKNLRQAFALDLLLDPEIPAVSVMGPPGTGKTFLALAAGLEQVLEAGRYRKVSVYRPLIAVGRQEVGYLPGDLDEKLAPWMAAVHDNLYALFAEGGPAAARGALEELMERDALELAAITYLRGRSITGEFVIVDEAQNLELSTLKVILTRIGPDAKVVFCGDFSQVDNPYVSPFGGAAALIEKMKGNRLFGHVTLERTVRSPLAELAAGLL from the coding sequence GTGGCGGCGGGCCCCGACAGACGGACCTTCGTTCTCGACACCTGTGTGCTCCTCGCCGATCCGGGGGCACTGTTCCGCTTCGATGAGCACGACCTGGTATTGCCCCTGGCGGTGATCGAGGAGCTGGATCGCAAGAAGACCCTGATGGACGAGGTGGGCGCCAACGCCCGTCGCGCCATTCGCCTCCTCGAAGAGCACGGGGCGTCCCGGCCCGGAGGCCTTTCGCAGGCGACACCTCTGCCTTCCGGCGGCACGCTGCGCATCGAGATCAACGGGATCCACTCGAGGCGCCTCCCCGAGGTGCTCGACCCGGCCACCCCCGACCACCGGATCCTCTCCACCTGCCTGGAGCTGGCCGATCGGATGGAGTCGAGGGAGACGGTGCTGGTCACCAGGGATGCCTCGCTTCGTATCAAGGCGGCGCAGCTCGGGGTCGCCGTCCAGGACTATCGCGCCGACACGGTCGCCGTCGACGAGTCCTACTCCGGCGTCGCCGAGGTGGACGTCGAGGCCGCCACCGTCGATCGGATCTACATCGATGGCAAGGTGGTGCTGCCGGGAGTGTCCGGGTTGTTGATCAACCAGTTCGTCGTGTTGCGCGCCTCGGCATCGCAGACGGCGGTGGGACAGGTGGTGGATCTGGAGCCGGAGACGGTGGTGGTGCGGGTTCCGGGCAGCCGCCGCGTCTTCGGGGTCGAATCGAAGAACTTGCGCCAGGCCTTCGCCCTCGACCTGCTCCTGGATCCGGAGATCCCGGCGGTATCGGTGATGGGCCCGCCGGGAACGGGAAAGACCTTCCTCGCTCTGGCGGCCGGGCTGGAGCAGGTCCTGGAGGCCGGCCGTTACCGAAAGGTGTCGGTGTATCGACCCCTGATCGCGGTGGGCCGTCAGGAGGTGGGCTACCTGCCGGGGGACCTCGACGAGAAGCTCGCCCCGTGGATGGCGGCGGTGCACGACAACCTTTACGCCCTGTTCGCCGAGGGCGGCCCGGCGGCGGCTCGAGGGGCCCTCGAGGAGCTGATGGAGCGCGACGCCCTCGAGCTGGCGGCGATCACCTATCTGCGGGGCCGGTCGATCACCGGAGAGTTCGTGATCGTCGACGAGGCGCAGAACCTGGAGCTGTCGACGCTCAAGGTGATCCTGACCCGGATCGGCCCAGACGCCAAGGTGGTGTTCTGCGGGGACTTCAGCCAGGTGGACAACCCGTACGTCTCACCGTTCGGCGGGGCGGCGGCGCTGATCGAGAAGATGAAGGGCAACCGGCTGTTCGGCCACGTGACCCTGGAGCGGACCGTGCGCAGCCCGCTGGCCGAGCTGGCGGCAGGTCTGCTCTGA
- a CDS encoding NAD(P)H-dependent glycerol-3-phosphate dehydrogenase: protein MCGRAAPTSLWARRPDLARAIETERCNDAYLPDVALPDSVRATSDLGKALDGVELVVMAVPSHGFRPVLQEAAPLVPPGTPILSLTKGIEQGTLLRMTEIVEQVLPQADPAKVGVLTGPNLAAEVAAGQPTAAVVAVRDPATAAELQGLLMTPTFRVYTNPDVVGCEAAGALKNVMAIAAGMAHGLGYGDNSKAALVTRALAELTRLGIVLGGNPLTFAGLAGMGDLIATCFSEKSRNRRVGVALGEGRSLDEIVGEMRMVAEGVKTTEAVLALADRHGLDMPIARMVGAVLYEGRSPADLVEGLMTREAKAELHGIG, encoded by the coding sequence ATGTGCGGCCGCGCCGCCCCCACCAGCCTGTGGGCGCGCCGCCCGGATCTGGCCAGGGCGATCGAAACGGAGCGATGCAACGACGCCTACCTCCCCGACGTGGCGCTCCCCGACTCGGTGCGAGCCACCTCCGATCTGGGGAAAGCCCTGGACGGTGTCGAACTGGTGGTGATGGCGGTGCCATCCCACGGCTTCCGTCCGGTGCTCCAGGAGGCGGCGCCGCTGGTGCCACCGGGCACGCCGATCCTCAGCCTCACCAAGGGGATCGAGCAAGGCACGCTGCTGCGCATGACCGAGATCGTGGAGCAGGTACTGCCCCAAGCCGACCCCGCCAAGGTCGGCGTCCTCACCGGCCCCAACCTCGCCGCCGAGGTCGCCGCCGGGCAGCCCACCGCTGCGGTGGTCGCCGTCAGGGATCCGGCCACCGCCGCAGAACTGCAGGGCCTCCTGATGACTCCCACCTTCCGGGTGTACACCAACCCCGATGTCGTCGGCTGTGAGGCGGCGGGTGCCCTGAAGAACGTGATGGCCATCGCCGCCGGCATGGCCCACGGACTGGGCTACGGCGACAACTCCAAGGCGGCACTGGTGACCAGGGCCCTGGCCGAGCTCACCCGCCTCGGGATCGTGCTCGGCGGCAACCCGCTCACCTTCGCCGGTCTCGCCGGGATGGGCGACCTCATCGCCACCTGTTTCTCGGAGAAGAGCCGCAACCGGCGGGTAGGGGTGGCGCTCGGCGAGGGACGGTCCCTCGACGAGATCGTCGGCGAGATGCGCATGGTCGCCGAAGGCGTGAAGACCACCGAGGCGGTGCTGGCCCTGGCCGATCGGCACGGCCTCGACATGCCCATCGCCCGCATGGTCGGGGCGGTCCTCTACGAGGGACGCTCCCCGGCCGACCTGGTGGAAGGTCTGATGACCCGGGAGGCGAAGGCGGAGCTGCACGGGATCGGCTGA
- a CDS encoding peptidoglycan-binding protein — MKHRPPIVRAVALVAAIAVAAALPDAPAADAGEGALFHLGDRGAGVIDLQARLLDAGFDPGPRDGVFGPKTRQAVSSFQTSRSLPATGEVDQATWDALAASPSAPSLAPGDRGTTVADLQRRLAAAGHDPGPIDGIYGGKTEAAVRSFQTESGLAATGRVDAATWDALGAGFDSLEPGDTGARVSEAQRMLAAAGHDPGPIDGKFGLRTAAAVRSFQSVAGLTATGSVDSATWTALVAAGEGSETVVLRRGDRGEAVRDLQTRLAYVGISPGTIDGVFGSRTEAAVARFQKTFRLPGEGVVHEGTLTRLAEHEGNVARGYAAGYQPGAGAEQWRPLVTEVFARWGLDETVCADPARAETCVPSQVDAAIQIMACESHGIPFSVNVTSGVTGLFQHRLQYWQARVERVRQQFPEFPVDASPFEPEHDAMVAALLVWESRGALLRNLADGRPMSDGPSPWSHWSCRRVLG; from the coding sequence ATGAAGCATCGCCCCCCGATCGTCAGGGCAGTCGCCCTCGTCGCCGCCATTGCGGTCGCCGCGGCACTTCCCGATGCGCCGGCAGCCGATGCCGGCGAAGGGGCGCTCTTCCACCTAGGGGACCGCGGTGCCGGTGTCATCGACCTCCAGGCCCGGCTCCTCGATGCCGGCTTCGACCCCGGGCCGAGGGACGGCGTCTTCGGGCCCAAGACCAGGCAGGCGGTCTCCTCCTTCCAGACCAGCCGGTCACTCCCGGCGACCGGCGAGGTCGACCAGGCCACCTGGGATGCATTGGCCGCATCCCCTTCGGCTCCGAGCCTGGCGCCCGGCGACCGGGGTACCACCGTCGCCGACCTGCAACGGCGCCTGGCGGCGGCAGGTCATGATCCCGGTCCGATCGACGGCATCTATGGAGGCAAGACCGAGGCTGCCGTCCGGTCCTTCCAGACGGAGTCCGGCCTGGCGGCGACCGGTCGGGTCGACGCTGCGACCTGGGACGCCCTCGGCGCCGGGTTCGACTCGCTCGAGCCGGGGGACACCGGAGCCCGGGTCTCGGAGGCACAGCGCATGCTCGCCGCCGCCGGTCACGATCCGGGCCCGATCGACGGCAAGTTCGGCCTTCGCACCGCGGCGGCGGTGCGGTCCTTCCAGAGTGTCGCCGGATTGACCGCGACCGGATCGGTGGACTCGGCGACCTGGACGGCGCTGGTCGCTGCCGGGGAGGGGTCGGAAACCGTCGTGCTGCGCCGGGGCGACCGCGGGGAGGCGGTACGCGACCTGCAGACGAGGCTCGCCTATGTCGGGATCAGCCCCGGAACCATCGACGGCGTGTTCGGCAGCCGCACCGAGGCAGCGGTCGCCCGGTTCCAGAAGACGTTCCGGCTGCCCGGGGAAGGCGTCGTCCACGAAGGCACCCTGACCCGTCTCGCCGAGCACGAAGGCAACGTGGCGCGCGGATACGCAGCCGGATACCAGCCCGGCGCCGGCGCCGAACAATGGCGCCCGCTGGTGACCGAGGTGTTCGCCCGCTGGGGCCTCGACGAGACGGTGTGCGCCGACCCGGCTCGTGCCGAGACCTGCGTGCCCTCACAGGTCGATGCCGCCATCCAGATCATGGCCTGCGAGAGCCACGGGATCCCGTTCTCGGTGAACGTGACCTCCGGGGTGACCGGATTGTTCCAGCATCGCCTGCAGTACTGGCAGGCCCGCGTGGAGCGGGTGCGCCAGCAGTTCCCGGAGTTTCCCGTCGACGCCTCCCCGTTCGAGCCGGAACACGACGCGATGGTGGCGGCGCTGCTCGTCTGGGAGTCGCGCGGCGCCCTGCTGCGCAACCTCGCAGACGGCCGGCCGATGAGCGACGGTCCCAGCCCGTGGAGCCACTGGAGCTGCCGGCGCGTGCTGGGCTGA
- a CDS encoding phosphotransferase family protein: MSSDTAPIRPDERFDEERVADHLRRNLPDLLGDSSIVFEQFPGGKANLTYLARAGDVELVLRRPPLGEVAPRSHDMAREYRVLSVLHSVFPQAPEALHFCGDPEVMGKPFFVMERRRGEVIREEWPPSVDGTEAGRRTVAGNLVDTLADLHLVDHVVLGLGDLGRPEGFTTRQVEGWTERWIRAQHHEVPAMDALGERLLSRVPAPQRAVLLHNDFKLDNTMIGSGGDVVAVFDWDMATLGDPLVDLGTALSYWGGTGSKTRMVTSDATAPGVVMPAEEAARRYAVRTGLDLGELDWYRALGSFRIAVILQQIHIRWVRGQTRDERFAVLGDLVGPLAEGALESLD, translated from the coding sequence GTGAGCAGCGACACTGCTCCGATTCGACCCGACGAGCGGTTCGACGAGGAGCGGGTGGCGGACCACCTCCGCCGCAACCTGCCTGACCTGCTGGGAGACTCGTCGATCGTCTTCGAGCAGTTTCCCGGCGGCAAGGCCAACCTGACCTATCTGGCACGGGCAGGCGACGTGGAACTGGTGCTGCGCCGCCCGCCGCTAGGGGAGGTCGCCCCCAGGTCCCACGACATGGCACGCGAGTACCGGGTGCTCTCGGTCCTCCACTCCGTCTTCCCACAGGCACCAGAGGCCCTGCACTTCTGCGGCGACCCCGAGGTGATGGGCAAGCCGTTCTTCGTCATGGAACGCCGGCGGGGCGAGGTGATACGGGAGGAGTGGCCACCCTCCGTGGACGGCACCGAAGCCGGCCGCAGGACGGTCGCCGGAAACCTGGTCGACACTCTCGCCGACCTCCATCTCGTCGACCATGTCGTCCTCGGCCTCGGCGACCTGGGGCGGCCCGAGGGCTTCACCACCCGTCAGGTGGAGGGTTGGACCGAGCGTTGGATTCGAGCGCAACACCACGAGGTGCCGGCGATGGATGCGTTGGGTGAGCGGCTGCTGTCACGGGTGCCTGCTCCGCAGCGCGCCGTGTTGCTGCACAACGACTTCAAGCTGGACAACACCATGATCGGTTCGGGCGGCGACGTGGTGGCGGTGTTCGACTGGGACATGGCCACCCTGGGGGATCCCCTCGTCGACCTGGGCACGGCCCTCAGCTACTGGGGCGGGACCGGGTCGAAGACTCGGATGGTCACCTCCGACGCCACCGCCCCGGGGGTGGTGATGCCCGCCGAGGAGGCGGCCCGGCGCTACGCAGTCAGGACCGGTCTCGACCTCGGCGAACTCGACTGGTATCGCGCCTTGGGGAGTTTCCGCATCGCCGTCATCCTCCAGCAGATCCACATCCGGTGGGTCCGCGGCCAGACCCGCGACGAACGCTTCGCGGTTCTCGGCGACCTCGTGGGGCCGCTGGCGGAGGGCGCCCTGGAGTCGCTGGACTGA
- a CDS encoding prolipoprotein diacylglyceryl transferase, translating into MLASVSYPPIPIFEIGPIRLSLHGVMAGVGFLVGAMLMIREARRRGFDEEKITSVLTWALVGSLVGARYFTVPAHLDEGLVEALRPFGTFSIMGGFAGGILVGAWRMRRLGIDVAAHMDMASFGLAIGTVIGRIGDLFIVEHLGARTDFFLGYLVKPGYDLAPQHDGLEVLCETAGDCGPYHHAALYDLFGAALLLGLLYLLARNWSRIRYGVLILVWAAWYGMQRFLIDFVRNTDLPGADATAGPFTWNQWTGLTASLLALGLVAWLVVGRRTPIVSPEEDAARGAVPAAE; encoded by the coding sequence ATGTTGGCCTCCGTCTCCTACCCGCCGATTCCGATCTTCGAGATCGGCCCGATCCGCCTCTCGCTGCACGGGGTCATGGCCGGAGTGGGATTCCTGGTGGGGGCGATGCTGATGATCAGGGAGGCCCGCCGCCGGGGCTTCGACGAGGAGAAGATCACCTCGGTGCTCACTTGGGCGCTGGTGGGTTCGCTCGTCGGGGCGCGTTACTTCACGGTTCCGGCCCATCTCGACGAAGGGCTGGTGGAGGCGCTGCGTCCCTTTGGCACCTTCTCCATCATGGGCGGGTTCGCCGGCGGGATCCTGGTCGGGGCCTGGCGGATGCGGCGGCTGGGCATCGACGTCGCCGCCCACATGGACATGGCCTCCTTCGGGCTGGCCATCGGCACCGTGATCGGGCGGATCGGCGACCTGTTCATAGTCGAGCACCTCGGTGCCCGCACCGATTTCTTCCTCGGATACCTGGTGAAGCCGGGTTACGACCTGGCACCACAGCACGACGGCCTGGAGGTGCTGTGCGAGACCGCAGGCGACTGCGGCCCGTACCACCACGCCGCCCTCTACGACCTCTTCGGTGCCGCCCTGCTGCTCGGACTCCTCTACCTGCTGGCCCGTAACTGGTCGCGCATCCGCTACGGCGTTCTGATCCTGGTGTGGGCCGCCTGGTACGGGATGCAGCGGTTCCTCATCGACTTCGTGCGCAACACCGACCTTCCCGGGGCCGATGCCACCGCCGGCCCGTTCACCTGGAATCAGTGGACCGGGCTGACGGCATCGCTGCTGGCCCTCGGCCTGGTCGCCTGGCTGGTCGTGGGCCGCCGCACGCCGATCGTGTCGCCCGAGGAGGACGCCGCCCGAGGGGCGGTGCCTGCGGCCGAGTGA
- a CDS encoding heme o synthase: protein MSGRLAAWSALVKPRIIELLLITTLPAMVMAAGGWPGNGLVSATLAGGFLTAGGANALNNVIDRDIDARMARTRKRPLPSQRISSSEALLLGLVLGVAGVGLLAVATTPLAGALAAGALLFYVLVYTLGLKRSTPQNIVIGGAAGAAPALIGWSAVSGTTAVEAWILFGIVFFWTPPHFWALAIRFREDYAAAGVPMLPAVAGQEAVVTQIVLYSITVVGVSLLLAPVAGLGPIYPVAAIVLGSGLVAAAWRLRGRPDRALGAFRYSNLYLALLFGSIALDVLRAA, encoded by the coding sequence GTGAGCGGCCGTCTCGCCGCCTGGTCGGCGCTGGTGAAGCCCCGCATCATCGAGTTGCTGCTCATCACGACACTTCCGGCAATGGTGATGGCGGCGGGTGGGTGGCCGGGCAACGGCCTGGTGTCGGCGACGCTGGCCGGAGGGTTCCTCACCGCCGGTGGGGCCAACGCGCTGAACAACGTGATCGATCGCGACATCGACGCCCGGATGGCGCGCACGCGCAAGCGACCGCTTCCCAGCCAGCGGATCTCCTCCTCCGAGGCTCTGCTTCTCGGGCTGGTGCTCGGCGTGGCCGGCGTCGGCCTGCTGGCGGTGGCGACCACGCCGCTCGCCGGCGCCCTCGCCGCCGGAGCGCTCCTCTTCTACGTGCTGGTGTACACGCTCGGGCTGAAGCGCTCTACGCCGCAGAACATCGTGATCGGGGGCGCCGCAGGGGCGGCACCGGCGTTGATCGGGTGGTCCGCCGTCTCCGGGACCACGGCGGTCGAGGCGTGGATACTGTTCGGCATCGTGTTCTTCTGGACCCCGCCCCACTTCTGGGCGTTGGCGATCCGGTTCCGGGAGGACTACGCCGCCGCCGGCGTGCCGATGCTGCCGGCGGTCGCCGGTCAGGAAGCGGTGGTCACGCAGATCGTCCTCTACTCGATCACGGTGGTCGGTGTCAGCCTGTTGCTCGCTCCCGTGGCGGGGCTGGGACCGATCTACCCGGTGGCCGCGATCGTTCTCGGGTCCGGCCTGGTGGCGGCGGCCTGGCGCCTTCGAGGCCGTCCCGACCGTGCCCTTGGCGCCTTCCGCTACTCCAACCTGTACCTGGCGCTGCTGTTCGGCAGCATCGCTCTCGACGTGCTCAGGGCAGCATGA